The DNA segment GGGTCGCGTCAAGATCCTTCGCCAATCGTTCCGGAATCTTCGTCCAGAGCTCAACGACGCCATTTGTGTTTCCTTCGTCTTCCTTAACACGTATCCCTCGAGCTTTAAGGTACAGCATGCTTCAATCAACTATTCTTATTGACATGCATTGCCTTTTACGGTTGACATTGTGGATGAATTTCGCGTTTGATAGGGTTTTGTCGGTTGTGAGAAGCGTTGAGTCGTTGATGCCTCTTCACAGTGCTATCGCGAACGCTAGGCTCACGTCCAATATCGCCTTCGATTCCTCCTGCTGGAGCTTGCTTTCTCGAGGTACTACTTCTATGCTTCTTCTTAAGTACACTACGCGTTCTTTTACTCGTAATTGAATCGATAATGGTACAATAGGTGTTGTATTGTCTGTTTTGCACTATGCTTGTAGCTAACGGCGATGTTTTCGGGTGATAATTATGTTCTAGTATAACACGCGTCCATTAGATTTATACAGGTTCAAAATATAATCGCTATTTGTGACGGGGATTTTGTTGAAAGTGATAATCGTAAGTCTAAAAACAAAGGAATATATgtggaaaaatgaaattaaatctcATTGCATGGACTTTGGAATCACCGTTCCCGTTTCACACCTCTATTTCAAGATCTGCCTTTGATTATAATTTAGAAGAATGAAACAAGGCATGGCCATGGTATTTCAAATTCCATCGATTCATCAGTTGGCATATCAGACGTTCAATAAGAGAAAGTTGGTGTGGAAATATCAATATTTTCGAGAAAGGGAATGAAATTTGAGATAGATATGTTGTTTATGTTGTAATCCTGATTATTGACTGTGTGATAGTGTTTTGAAAATGAGGGATTTTGGGCAGAATACACGAGCCATGATCAGTTTGAAACTTGAGAAAATTTCTACTGTTCTGCCAATAtaatgtctttgttttttatatatgttcccattgattttttaacataaactGTGTTACTCCGCAATATTCCTTGTTCCCACCTCTAATGAAAGCATATTAGAAGAATCGGATGGATAATTGGAATCAATTGTTCTGGGTAGTATATTAGCAAATAGTGTTTCTCCACAAAACTAGTCCCATTTACATATTCATAAATATGAAGTTGATTGTGGTACGGGTTTAACTTTGGTGAGCTGGGGAGCAGTAAATGTTTGGGTTCTTGGTAACTTGGTATTGCAAAACCATGTGAATGTCTTTGGAATTATAGAGAACCATTCTTGCTATAAAACATTTATGGTAACATATCAAGAAGGAGTTCTTGGTTATCAGAATATCCTAAGTTTCCTTTATTCGTTGACATTATAAATGTGGGGGTACAAGATTCTAGATTTTTCGACATGCTAGTCTAAAATAAGAACATACCAAATACCTCTTTAGTGGTAGTATCACTGTCAGATGGATACCTAGTGTGGTAATTACCTCTGTCTTCTTTGTGCACATCCTGACAACTTCTTTTACTTTGTTGCATTAGGACTTGAAAAAACATTGTGACAGGCCAGCTGGATCCATtcaagatgaaagaaaaaaatgtaaaagagaaaatcATAAGTTTCTCTCTGTCTCACCATAGTGTGGGTATAGAACttcaaacatttaaatttttttgtcaattgtATTGTAATATCTCCTAATGCAGATTACTATAATTGAATTTCGTGATTGCCTGAAAATAGATGACCAACATGCTCATAATTACTCTTTCctgaaaattttcttgaatgGTTTTGGAAGGATTAACAATATGATGCAAGCTTCTTTAAGGATGTCAAAATGTTGTTTCTGTTGCAGATATATCTTTAAGGGATCAAAGAGTGTATTTAGTCATATAATCTATTTTATGTTGGTTCCTAATTAAAGTGTCCTGACCTGTCCAATTATTTTCTATCTTGACACATGCCACTTTAATGCTATAATTGCATTGTATTTAACTACCAATTTAGCCCTCAATGAGAAGTGAAACTAGGTTGAGAA comes from the Vigna radiata var. radiata cultivar VC1973A chromosome 2, Vradiata_ver6, whole genome shotgun sequence genome and includes:
- the LOC106755734 gene encoding uncharacterized protein LOC106755734 isoform X2, whose translation is MASAVRVASRSFANRSGIFVQSSTTPFVFPSSSLTRIPRALRVLSVVRSVESLMPLHSAIANARLTSNIAFDSSCWSLLSRDFAVPR
- the LOC106755734 gene encoding uncharacterized protein LOC106755734 isoform X1, giving the protein MASAVRVASRSFANRSGIFVQSSTTPFVFPSSSLTRIPRALRVLSVVRSVESLMPLHSAIANARLTSNIAFDSSCWSLLSRGLEKTL